One Pseudonocardia sediminis DNA window includes the following coding sequences:
- the pgsA gene encoding phosphatidylinositol phosphate synthase: MLNLFARAHVNRVTDPVGRWLVDRGMSPDTATVLGTVGAVAAAVGFLPRGAFVVGPIVITFFVLLDLVDGAMARARGYGTPFGAVLDSTCDRIVDGALFAALAWWALQSGDSRLAGGAALVCLVGGQLVSYVKARAESVDLRAEGGLVERAERLILGLVGTFLAGVGVPYALEVALIVLAVGTAVTLAQRIAAVHRSARERT, encoded by the coding sequence ATGCTCAACCTGTTCGCCCGCGCACACGTCAACCGGGTCACCGACCCCGTGGGCCGGTGGCTGGTCGACCGCGGCATGAGCCCGGACACGGCGACGGTGCTCGGCACCGTCGGGGCGGTCGCCGCGGCGGTCGGGTTCCTGCCCCGGGGCGCGTTCGTCGTCGGGCCGATCGTCATCACGTTCTTCGTGCTGCTGGACCTCGTCGACGGCGCGATGGCCCGCGCCCGCGGGTACGGCACACCGTTCGGCGCGGTGCTGGACTCCACGTGCGACCGGATCGTCGACGGCGCCCTGTTCGCGGCGCTGGCCTGGTGGGCGCTGCAGTCCGGGGACTCCCGGCTGGCCGGCGGCGCCGCGCTGGTGTGCCTGGTCGGCGGGCAGCTGGTCTCCTACGTCAAGGCCCGCGCCGAGAGCGTGGACCTCCGGGCCGAGGGCGGCCTGGTCGAGCGGGCCGAGCGCCTGATCCTGGGCCTGGTCGGCACGTTCCTCGCCGGGGTCGGGGTGCCCTACGCCCTCGAGGTGGCGCTGATCGTCCTGGCCGTCGGCACCGCCGTCACCCTCGCGCAGCGGATCGCGGCCGTGCACCGGAGCGCCCGGGAGCGGACATGA
- a CDS encoding phosphatidylinositol mannoside acyltransferase gives MSPAAALWRARLAERLADVEYAAAWALVSRLPEPLVTAAFRAGADLAARRGGGGVDRLRSNLARVRPGAGPAELDVLVRDGMRSYARYWQEAFRLPSMDPAAVHAAMHPHVRGIGPSLTTLESGRGVIYALPHAGNWDVAGLYMVRELARLGLEPAITTVVQRLSPESLYRRFVDYRSSLGFEVVAADDGRAAHRALTRRLAAGGVVCLIADRDLSGTGVPVDFCGAPARLPAGPARLALLTGAALHPAYATFTPDAWGARVGPEIAVPDRASVPAAVQALAVEFASMIAAKPEDWHMLQPIWTADLPAPARPGPATAEPAGPPRAPVVERAR, from the coding sequence ATGAGCCCGGCCGCGGCGCTGTGGCGGGCACGTCTCGCCGAACGTCTCGCGGACGTGGAGTACGCGGCGGCCTGGGCACTGGTGAGTCGCCTGCCGGAACCGTTGGTCACGGCCGCGTTCCGGGCCGGGGCCGACCTCGCGGCCCGTCGCGGCGGAGGAGGGGTCGACCGGTTGCGGTCGAACCTGGCGCGGGTCCGTCCCGGCGCCGGCCCGGCCGAGCTGGACGTCCTGGTCCGGGACGGGATGCGCAGCTACGCCCGGTACTGGCAGGAGGCGTTCCGGCTGCCGTCGATGGACCCGGCGGCCGTGCACGCCGCGATGCACCCGCACGTCCGCGGGATCGGGCCGTCGCTGACGACCCTGGAGTCCGGCCGCGGCGTGATCTACGCGCTGCCGCACGCCGGGAACTGGGACGTCGCCGGCCTCTACATGGTGCGTGAGCTCGCCCGGCTCGGGCTCGAGCCCGCGATCACGACGGTGGTGCAGCGCCTGAGCCCGGAGTCGCTCTACCGCCGGTTCGTCGACTACCGGTCCTCGCTCGGCTTCGAGGTGGTCGCCGCCGACGACGGCCGCGCGGCGCACCGGGCGCTGACCCGTCGGCTCGCGGCCGGGGGAGTGGTCTGCCTGATCGCCGACCGCGACCTGTCCGGCACCGGCGTTCCGGTCGACTTCTGCGGCGCGCCCGCCCGTCTCCCGGCCGGTCCGGCCCGGCTCGCGCTGCTCACAGGCGCGGCGCTGCACCCGGCGTACGCGACGTTCACCCCGGACGCGTGGGGCGCGCGGGTCGGGCCCGAGATCGCCGTTCCGGACCGGGCGTCGGTCCCGGCCGCGGTGCAGGCGTTGGCCGTCGAGTTCGCCTCGATGATCGCGGCGAAGCCGGAGGACTGGCACATGCTGCAGCCGATCTGGACCGCCGACCTGCCCGCCCCGGCGCGCCCCGGCCCCGCCACCGCCGAGCCCGCCGGCCCGCCGCGGGCTCCCGTCGTGGAGCGGGCCCGGTGA
- a CDS encoding HIT family protein — translation MDDGAGATEPEWVPQDGVGTPDGFARLWTPHRLAYIKDATDSRCPFCRIAAGDAGPGSENPDEDNLVVARGREVYALLNLHPYNPGHLMVLPYRHVAELEDLTDSEASELMVFTRQAVVTMKKVAAPHAFNVGLNLGTVAGGSLAEHLHQHVVPRWGGDANFIAVVGQTKVIPQLLAETRAQLAAAWEPPHGDGSVPD, via the coding sequence ATGGACGACGGTGCCGGCGCGACGGAACCGGAGTGGGTTCCGCAGGACGGGGTCGGCACACCGGACGGCTTCGCCCGGTTGTGGACCCCGCACCGGCTCGCCTACATCAAGGACGCCACCGACTCGCGCTGCCCGTTCTGCCGGATCGCGGCGGGGGACGCCGGCCCGGGATCCGAGAACCCGGACGAGGACAACCTCGTCGTCGCCCGGGGCCGTGAGGTATACGCCCTGCTCAACCTGCACCCGTACAACCCTGGGCACCTGATGGTGCTGCCCTACCGGCACGTCGCGGAGCTGGAGGACCTCACCGACTCGGAGGCCTCCGAGCTGATGGTCTTCACCCGCCAGGCCGTGGTGACGATGAAGAAGGTCGCCGCGCCGCACGCGTTCAACGTCGGGCTCAACCTGGGCACGGTCGCCGGCGGGTCGCTGGCCGAGCACCTGCACCAGCACGTGGTGCCGCGGTGGGGCGGGGACGCGAACTTCATCGCCGTCGTCGGCCAGACCAAGGTGATCCCTCAGTTGCTCGCCGAGACCCGGGCCCAGCTGGCGGCGGCGTGGGAGCCACCCCACGGCGACGGGTCCGTACCCGACTAG
- the thrS gene encoding threonine--tRNA ligase: MSAPLAPPASAPIRVPAGTTAGARIREGGLPTSGPDAIIVVKDDEGTLRDLAWAPDADAEVVPVRADTEEGRSVIRHSAAHVLAQAVQQLFPKAKLGIGPPVTDGFYYDFDVDTPFTPEDLTKIESAMKKIVKGGQRFSRRRFESRDQARAELADEPYKLELIDLKGGTGDDDAATDGEVMEVDSSGELTIYDNVHAHSGETVWSDLCRGPHIPTTKFIPAFKVLRSAAAYWRGDQANAQLQRIYGTAWESQEAQDAYLERIAEAERRDHRRLGTELDLFSFPDEIGSGLAVFHPKGGIVRKELEDLSRLRHTEAGYEFVFSPHATKGSLFELSGHLEWYAEGMYPPMKLDEERDAEGKLKKAAVDYYLKPMNCPMHNLIFRSRGRSYRELPLRLFEFGTVYRYEKSGVVHGLTRARGFTQDDAHIYCTREQMAGEIRSLLQFVLDLLRDYGLDDFYLELSTRNPEKSIGSDESWAEATDALREAAQGFGLDLVDDPGGAAFYAPKISVQARDAIGRYWQMSTIQVDLMLPDRFELEYTASDGSRQRPVMIHRALFGSIERFFGVLTEHYAGAFPAWLAPVQVVGIPVTDEQEPAVREIAAALKKRGVRVEVDSGDDRMQKKIRTHTLQKVPFMLLAGARDVEAGAVSFRFRDGSQRNGVPVDQAVETIASWIASRSNVSPTADVLPEA, from the coding sequence GTGTCCGCACCGCTCGCCCCGCCCGCGTCCGCCCCGATCCGGGTGCCGGCCGGGACGACGGCCGGTGCCCGGATCCGCGAGGGCGGCCTGCCCACCAGCGGCCCGGACGCGATCATCGTGGTCAAGGACGACGAGGGCACCCTGCGCGACCTGGCCTGGGCCCCCGACGCCGACGCCGAGGTCGTGCCGGTGCGCGCGGACACCGAGGAGGGCCGCAGCGTCATCCGGCACTCGGCCGCGCACGTGCTCGCCCAGGCAGTCCAGCAGCTGTTCCCGAAGGCGAAGCTGGGCATCGGCCCGCCCGTCACCGACGGCTTCTACTACGACTTCGACGTGGACACCCCGTTCACCCCGGAGGACCTCACCAAGATCGAGTCGGCGATGAAGAAGATCGTCAAGGGCGGTCAGCGGTTCTCCCGTCGGCGGTTCGAGTCCCGCGATCAGGCCCGCGCCGAGCTCGCCGACGAGCCGTACAAGCTGGAGCTGATCGACCTCAAGGGCGGCACCGGAGACGACGACGCCGCCACCGACGGCGAGGTCATGGAGGTCGACTCCTCCGGCGAGCTGACCATCTACGACAACGTGCACGCCCACTCCGGCGAGACCGTCTGGTCGGACCTGTGCCGCGGCCCGCACATCCCGACCACGAAGTTCATCCCGGCGTTCAAGGTCCTGCGCAGCGCCGCCGCCTACTGGCGCGGCGACCAGGCCAACGCCCAGCTGCAGCGCATCTACGGCACCGCGTGGGAGTCGCAGGAGGCGCAGGACGCGTACCTGGAGCGGATCGCCGAGGCCGAGCGCCGCGACCACCGCCGTCTGGGCACCGAGCTGGACCTGTTCAGCTTCCCGGACGAGATCGGCTCCGGGCTCGCGGTGTTCCACCCCAAGGGCGGCATCGTGCGCAAGGAGCTGGAGGACCTGTCCCGGCTGCGGCACACCGAGGCCGGCTACGAGTTCGTCTTCTCCCCGCACGCCACCAAGGGCTCGCTGTTCGAGCTGTCCGGGCACCTGGAGTGGTACGCCGAGGGCATGTACCCGCCGATGAAGCTCGACGAGGAGCGGGACGCCGAGGGCAAGCTGAAGAAGGCGGCCGTCGACTACTACCTCAAGCCGATGAACTGCCCGATGCACAACCTGATCTTCCGCTCGCGCGGGCGGTCCTACCGCGAGCTGCCGCTGCGGCTGTTCGAGTTCGGCACCGTCTACCGCTACGAGAAGTCCGGCGTGGTGCACGGCCTGACCCGGGCGCGGGGCTTCACCCAGGACGACGCCCACATCTACTGCACCCGCGAGCAGATGGCCGGGGAGATCCGGAGCCTGCTGCAGTTCGTGCTGGACCTGCTGCGCGACTATGGCCTCGACGACTTCTACCTCGAGCTCTCCACCCGCAACCCGGAGAAGTCGATCGGCTCCGACGAATCGTGGGCCGAGGCGACCGACGCGCTGCGCGAGGCCGCGCAGGGCTTCGGGCTCGACCTCGTCGACGACCCGGGCGGCGCCGCGTTCTACGCGCCGAAGATCTCCGTCCAGGCCCGCGACGCGATCGGCCGCTACTGGCAGATGTCGACCATCCAGGTCGACCTGATGCTCCCGGACCGCTTCGAGCTGGAGTACACCGCCTCCGACGGGTCCCGGCAGCGTCCGGTGATGATCCACCGCGCGCTGTTCGGCTCGATCGAGCGGTTCTTCGGGGTGCTCACCGAGCACTACGCGGGCGCGTTCCCGGCCTGGCTGGCGCCGGTCCAGGTGGTCGGCATCCCGGTCACCGACGAGCAGGAGCCGGCCGTCCGGGAGATCGCGGCGGCGCTCAAGAAGCGCGGCGTGCGGGTCGAGGTCGACTCCGGCGACGACCGGATGCAGAAGAAGATCCGCACCCACACCCTGCAGAAGGTGCCGTTCATGCTGCTCGCGGGCGCCCGCGACGTCGAGGCGGGCGCGGTCAGCTTCCGGTTCCGCGACGGCAGCCAGCGCAACGGGGTGCCGGTGGATCAGGCCGTCGAGACGATCGCGTCCTGGATCGCCTCGCGGAGCAACGTCTCCCCGACCGCGGACGTCCTGCCGGAAGCCTAG